A stretch of the Lolium perenne isolate Kyuss_39 chromosome 3, Kyuss_2.0, whole genome shotgun sequence genome encodes the following:
- the LOC127321156 gene encoding disease resistance protein RGA5 isoform X9 — translation MEHKNIKEEGEVIVEEESPEVHRNIVVSDLNPPTRDVPIQGRGEVREIGPPFSALLGAMRPLVAKLNMLLLMDAAQELSSERVKDGMCLLKHDVEKISSYLGDLSEVEDLPATANCWMNEARDMSYDMDDYMDNLLFVWPNPSFVANNIKSTGSLCKLSSHVKTPNTMVNIAAALSEFRMYVQEAIARHQRYDLHSCSTLRRRFVPLGPMLLPTPYEETADIVIDSRMSDFINSLANDGDQQLKVLSVLGSACLGKTTLARVLYNRFGKQYHCRAFIRVSKKMDIKRTFHDILSQLQRHNLAQDSEEIDFIENIKKYLQNKRYLIILDDVWAASLWDIISHAFPNGSHGSRIITTTQIEEVALACCCYQAEHVFEMKPLDDDHSRKLFFNRLFGSESYCPEQFKEVSNEIIEMCGGLPLAIISIASLLASQPFVLVDLLACIHHSLCFLSPNSTLERTRQVLNVSFSYLPHYLKTCLLYLSMYQEGYKFCKDDLVKQWVVEGFIDTTGGPDIKKVAESYLDELICRRFIQPIHINYNNEVLSYAVHDIVHDLIVHKSEEKKFILAVDYSRKNVSLSHKVRRLSLLFGDARYAKTPPNITMSQVRSLRYFGSFECLPCLTDFKLLRVLNLQLLSLHGNNDPVDLTGISELFQLRYLKIACHVCIKLPNHGLQLLETLDIMDARVTSVPWDIHLPHLLHLSLPIEGNLLDWSVSKGSLGKLNFLEDLSLGPSTPSYVVERSMEAIGSLIEGHASLKTIQVVAHGSGVRGTSKVTILWDCMPPPPLLQKFECSLHSCIVFYRIPKWFTEHGNLCILKISVRELTINCVDILRGLPALTALSLYVQRAPIQRIIFDKAGFSVLKYFKLRFMTGVAWLAFEAFAMPNLWKLKLVFNAIPPMDQHLLYYCNQGTFKRHQRGTAVIGIEHMPGLKEITVEFGGADANVEYASRTFVSNHQRNPKINMQIVGYNSYGDESKKQKKQPVSEILEEPDEYDNALERAADKRSQESSSRLHVFTMEELGSATSNFSKENFLHGNRDINRLGVYKGSFGGNFRPGLGPQEVAVISQSWSISGPCIILIWRS, via the exons ATGGAGCACAAGAACATCAAGGAGGAGGGAGAGGTAATAGTAGAGGAGGAATCTCCTGAGGTGCACAGGAACATCGTCGTCTCTGATCTAAATCCTCCTACCAGAG ATGTTCCGATCCAAGGCAGAGGTGAAGTTAGGGAAATTGGGCCCCCGTTTAGTGCTTTATTAGGTGCCATGAGACCTCTTGTTGCAAAGCTGAACATGCTGCTCCTCATGGATGCTGCTCAGGAATTGTCCTCTGAGCGGGTCAAGGATGGGATGTGCCTTCTCAAACATGACGTTGAAAAGATAAGCTCCTACCTTGGTGACCTGTCAGAGGTGGAGGACCTCCCTGCAACGGCCAATTGCTGGATGAATGAGGCACGCGACATGTCTTATGACATGGACGATTACATGGACAACTTACTATTTGTGTGGCCTAATCCCTCCTTTGTTGCCAACAACATCAAGAGCACCGGATCCCTCTGCAAACTGTCCAGTCATGTCAAGACTCCGAATACTATGGTTAATATTGCAGCGGCGCTATCAGAATTCAGGATGTATGTCCAGGAGGCGATTGCACGGCACCAGAGGTACGACCTCCATTCGTGCAGCACCTTGAGGCGTAGGTTTGTGCCCCTTGGCCCTATGCTCCTTCCAACACCGTATGAAGAAACTGCCGACATAGTAATTGATAGCCGGATGAGTGACTTTATTAACTCACTGGCTAACGACGGGGACCAGCAGCTCAAGGTGCTGTCTGTTCTTGGATCTGCTTGTCTTGGTAAAACTACACTTGCTAGAGTTTTGTATAACAGATTTGGGAAACAATACCATTGTCGAGCTTTCATTCGGGTGTCCAAGAAAATGGATATAAAGAGAACTTTCCATGACATACTGTCACAACTGCAGCGTCATAATCTCGCACAGGATTCCGAGGAAATTGACTTCATTGAAAATATCAAGAAATATCTACAAAATAAAAG GTACTTAATTATTCTTGACGATGTATGGGCTGCATCATTATGGGACATTAttagtcatgcttttccaaatggtAGTCATGGCAGCAGAATAATAACAACTACACAGATAGAAGAGGTTGCATTAGCATGTTGCTGTTATCAGGCAGAACATGTTTTTGAGATGAAACCCCTAGATGATGATCACTCTAGAAAGCTATTCTTTAACAGACTCTTTGGCTCTGAAAGTTATTGCCCTGAACAGTTCAAAGAGGTTTCAAACGAAATTATTGAAATGTGTGGTGGTTTGCCTCTAGCAATAATCAGTATAGCTAGTCTTTTAGCAAGCCAGCCTTTCGTATTAGTTGATCTATTGGCATGCATACATCATTCTCTATGCTTTTTATCGCCAAATTCTACTTTAGAAAGAACGAGACAAGTACTGAATGTGAGTTTCAGTTACCTTCCTCATTATTTGAAAACATGCCTACTCTATCTTAGTATGTATCAAGAGGGCTACAAATTCTGCAAGGATGATTTGGTAAAACAATGGGTGGTTGAAGGTTTTATTGATACCACAGGAGGGCCAGACATCAAGAAAGTTGCAGAAAGCTATCTCGATGAACTTATTTGTAGAAGATTCATTCAGCCTATACATATCAACTACAACAATGAGGTGTTGTCCTATGCGGTTCATGACATAGTACATGATCTTATTGTGCACAAGTCTGaagaaaaaaaattcattttGGCAGTAGACTACAGTCGAAAAAATGTATCACTTTCTCATAAGGTCCGTCGACTATCTCTCCTCTTTGGTGATGCAAGATATGCCAAGACACCACCAAACATCACAATGTCACAAGTTCGGTCTCTTAGATATTTTGGATCATTCGAGTGTTTGCCCTGTCTTACAGATTTCAAGCTTCTTCGTGTTCTAAACCTTCAACTATTGAGTCTTCATGGCAACAATGACCCTGTTGACCTCACTGGGATTTCAGAACTGTTTCAGCTGAGATATTTGAAGATTGCATGTCATGTCTGCATAAAACTGCCGAATCATGGACTACAATTGTTGGAAACACTGGATATTATGGATGCAAGAGTCACTTCTGTTCCATGGGATATCCATCTCCCACACTTGTTGCACCTCAGTCTTCCTATCGAGGGAAATCTGCTGGATTGGTCTGTCAGTAAGGGGAGCCTTGGGAAGCTGAACTTCCTGGAGGATCTTAGTCTTGGCCCCTCTACACCTTCTTATGTTGTAGAGAGAAGCATGGAAGCTATAGGTTCTTTAATCGAAGGACATGCCAGCCTGAAAACTATACAAGTGGTGGCTCATGGCTCTGGGGTTCGCGGCACTTCAAAAGTAACCATTTTATGGGATTGCATGCCACCTCCACCCCTTCTCCAGAAGTTTGAATGCTCGCTGCACAGCTGCATTGTATTTTACCGGATTCCTAAATGGTTTACAGAACATGGCAACCTATGCATTTTGAAGATTTCAGTGAGGGAACTGACGATAAATTGTGTCGATATTCTCAGAGGATTGCCTGCCCTCACTGCTCTGTCTCTGTATGTGCAGAGGGCACCCATTCAACGAATCATCTTTGACAAGGCCGGGTTCTCTGTTCTCAAGTACTTCAAGTTGAGGTTCATGACTGGCGTAGCTTGGCTAGCATTTGAGGCGTTTGCAATGCCTAATCTCTGGAAGCTCAAACTAGTTTTCAATGCCATTCCCCCAATGGACcaacatcttctttattattgtaACCAAGGCACATTCAAACGACATCAACGTGGTACTGCAGTTATCGGCATAGAGCATATGCCAGGCCTTAAAGAGATCACGGTAGAATTTGGGGGCGCAGATGCTAATGTAGAGTATGCCTCGAGGACCTTTGTTAGTAATCATCAGAGAAATCCTAAAATCAATATGCAAATTGTTGGTTATAATTCTTATGGAGATGAAagcaaaaaacagaaaaaacaacctGTGAGTGAGATTCTGGAAGAACCAGATGAATACGACAATGCATTGGAGAGAGCAGCTGATAAAAG GTCACAGGAGTCCTCTTCGCGCCTGCATGTCTTCACCATGGAGGAGCTCGGGTCCGCAACCAGCAACTTCTCCAAGGAAAACTTCCTCCATGGAAACCGTGACATTAACCGCCTTGGCGTCTACAAAGGTTCCTTCGGCGGCAACTTCCGCCCAGGCCTTGGGCCACAGGAGGTTGCTGTCATCAG TCAGAGCTGGAGTATCTCAGGACCGTGCATCATCCTCATCTGGCGAAGCTG A
- the LOC127321156 gene encoding disease resistance protein RGA5 isoform X8, with protein MEHKNIKEEGEVIVEEESPEVHRNIVVSDLNPPTRDVPIQGRGEVREIGPPFSALLGAMRPLVAKLNMLLLMDAAQELSSERVKDGMCLLKHDVEKISSYLGDLSEVEDLPATANCWMNEARDMSYDMDDYMDNLLFVWPNPSFVANNIKSTGSLCKLSSHVKTPNTMVNIAAALSEFRMYVQEAIARHQRYDLHSCSTLRRRFVPLGPMLLPTPYEETADIVIDSRMSDFINSLANDGDQQLKVLSVLGSACLGKTTLARVLYNRFGKQYHCRAFIRVSKKMDIKRTFHDILSQLQRHNLAQDSEEIDFIENIKKYLQNKRYLIILDDVWAASLWDIISHAFPNGSHGSRIITTTQIEEVALACCCYQAEHVFEMKPLDDDHSRKLFFNRLFGSESYCPEQFKEVSNEIIEMCGGLPLAIISIASLLASQPFVLVDLLACIHHSLCFLSPNSTLERTRQVLNVSFSYLPHYLKTCLLYLSMYQEGYKFCKDDLVKQWVVEGFIDTTGGPDIKKVAESYLDELICRRFIQPIHINYNNEVLSYAVHDIVHDLIVHKSEEKKFILAVDYSRKNVSLSHKVRRLSLLFGDARYAKTPPNITMSQVRSLRYFGSFECLPCLTDFKLLRVLNLQLLSLHGNNDPVDLTGISELFQLRYLKIACHVCIKLPNHGLQLLETLDIMDARVTSVPWDIHLPHLLHLSLPIEGNLLDWSVSKGSLGKLNFLEDLSLGPSTPSYVVERSMEAIGSLIEGHASLKTIQVVAHGSGVRGTSKVTILWDCMPPPPLLQKFECSLHSCIVFYRIPKWFTEHGNLCILKISVRELTINCVDILRGLPALTALSLYVQRAPIQRIIFDKAGFSVLKYFKLRFMTGVAWLAFEAFAMPNLWKLKLVFNAIPPMDQHLLYYCNQGTFKRHQRGTAVIGIEHMPGLKEITVEFGGADANVEYASRTFVSNHQRNPKINMQIVGYNSYGDESKKQKKQPVSEILEEPDEYDNALERAADKRSPLRACMSSPWRSSGPQPATSPRKTSSMETVTLTALASTKVPSAATSAQALGHRRLLSSGTPTIPTGMTAGVCQSWSISGPCIILIWRS; from the exons ATGGAGCACAAGAACATCAAGGAGGAGGGAGAGGTAATAGTAGAGGAGGAATCTCCTGAGGTGCACAGGAACATCGTCGTCTCTGATCTAAATCCTCCTACCAGAG ATGTTCCGATCCAAGGCAGAGGTGAAGTTAGGGAAATTGGGCCCCCGTTTAGTGCTTTATTAGGTGCCATGAGACCTCTTGTTGCAAAGCTGAACATGCTGCTCCTCATGGATGCTGCTCAGGAATTGTCCTCTGAGCGGGTCAAGGATGGGATGTGCCTTCTCAAACATGACGTTGAAAAGATAAGCTCCTACCTTGGTGACCTGTCAGAGGTGGAGGACCTCCCTGCAACGGCCAATTGCTGGATGAATGAGGCACGCGACATGTCTTATGACATGGACGATTACATGGACAACTTACTATTTGTGTGGCCTAATCCCTCCTTTGTTGCCAACAACATCAAGAGCACCGGATCCCTCTGCAAACTGTCCAGTCATGTCAAGACTCCGAATACTATGGTTAATATTGCAGCGGCGCTATCAGAATTCAGGATGTATGTCCAGGAGGCGATTGCACGGCACCAGAGGTACGACCTCCATTCGTGCAGCACCTTGAGGCGTAGGTTTGTGCCCCTTGGCCCTATGCTCCTTCCAACACCGTATGAAGAAACTGCCGACATAGTAATTGATAGCCGGATGAGTGACTTTATTAACTCACTGGCTAACGACGGGGACCAGCAGCTCAAGGTGCTGTCTGTTCTTGGATCTGCTTGTCTTGGTAAAACTACACTTGCTAGAGTTTTGTATAACAGATTTGGGAAACAATACCATTGTCGAGCTTTCATTCGGGTGTCCAAGAAAATGGATATAAAGAGAACTTTCCATGACATACTGTCACAACTGCAGCGTCATAATCTCGCACAGGATTCCGAGGAAATTGACTTCATTGAAAATATCAAGAAATATCTACAAAATAAAAG GTACTTAATTATTCTTGACGATGTATGGGCTGCATCATTATGGGACATTAttagtcatgcttttccaaatggtAGTCATGGCAGCAGAATAATAACAACTACACAGATAGAAGAGGTTGCATTAGCATGTTGCTGTTATCAGGCAGAACATGTTTTTGAGATGAAACCCCTAGATGATGATCACTCTAGAAAGCTATTCTTTAACAGACTCTTTGGCTCTGAAAGTTATTGCCCTGAACAGTTCAAAGAGGTTTCAAACGAAATTATTGAAATGTGTGGTGGTTTGCCTCTAGCAATAATCAGTATAGCTAGTCTTTTAGCAAGCCAGCCTTTCGTATTAGTTGATCTATTGGCATGCATACATCATTCTCTATGCTTTTTATCGCCAAATTCTACTTTAGAAAGAACGAGACAAGTACTGAATGTGAGTTTCAGTTACCTTCCTCATTATTTGAAAACATGCCTACTCTATCTTAGTATGTATCAAGAGGGCTACAAATTCTGCAAGGATGATTTGGTAAAACAATGGGTGGTTGAAGGTTTTATTGATACCACAGGAGGGCCAGACATCAAGAAAGTTGCAGAAAGCTATCTCGATGAACTTATTTGTAGAAGATTCATTCAGCCTATACATATCAACTACAACAATGAGGTGTTGTCCTATGCGGTTCATGACATAGTACATGATCTTATTGTGCACAAGTCTGaagaaaaaaaattcattttGGCAGTAGACTACAGTCGAAAAAATGTATCACTTTCTCATAAGGTCCGTCGACTATCTCTCCTCTTTGGTGATGCAAGATATGCCAAGACACCACCAAACATCACAATGTCACAAGTTCGGTCTCTTAGATATTTTGGATCATTCGAGTGTTTGCCCTGTCTTACAGATTTCAAGCTTCTTCGTGTTCTAAACCTTCAACTATTGAGTCTTCATGGCAACAATGACCCTGTTGACCTCACTGGGATTTCAGAACTGTTTCAGCTGAGATATTTGAAGATTGCATGTCATGTCTGCATAAAACTGCCGAATCATGGACTACAATTGTTGGAAACACTGGATATTATGGATGCAAGAGTCACTTCTGTTCCATGGGATATCCATCTCCCACACTTGTTGCACCTCAGTCTTCCTATCGAGGGAAATCTGCTGGATTGGTCTGTCAGTAAGGGGAGCCTTGGGAAGCTGAACTTCCTGGAGGATCTTAGTCTTGGCCCCTCTACACCTTCTTATGTTGTAGAGAGAAGCATGGAAGCTATAGGTTCTTTAATCGAAGGACATGCCAGCCTGAAAACTATACAAGTGGTGGCTCATGGCTCTGGGGTTCGCGGCACTTCAAAAGTAACCATTTTATGGGATTGCATGCCACCTCCACCCCTTCTCCAGAAGTTTGAATGCTCGCTGCACAGCTGCATTGTATTTTACCGGATTCCTAAATGGTTTACAGAACATGGCAACCTATGCATTTTGAAGATTTCAGTGAGGGAACTGACGATAAATTGTGTCGATATTCTCAGAGGATTGCCTGCCCTCACTGCTCTGTCTCTGTATGTGCAGAGGGCACCCATTCAACGAATCATCTTTGACAAGGCCGGGTTCTCTGTTCTCAAGTACTTCAAGTTGAGGTTCATGACTGGCGTAGCTTGGCTAGCATTTGAGGCGTTTGCAATGCCTAATCTCTGGAAGCTCAAACTAGTTTTCAATGCCATTCCCCCAATGGACcaacatcttctttattattgtaACCAAGGCACATTCAAACGACATCAACGTGGTACTGCAGTTATCGGCATAGAGCATATGCCAGGCCTTAAAGAGATCACGGTAGAATTTGGGGGCGCAGATGCTAATGTAGAGTATGCCTCGAGGACCTTTGTTAGTAATCATCAGAGAAATCCTAAAATCAATATGCAAATTGTTGGTTATAATTCTTATGGAGATGAAagcaaaaaacagaaaaaacaacctGTGAGTGAGATTCTGGAAGAACCAGATGAATACGACAATGCATTGGAGAGAGCAGCTGATAAAAG GAGTCCTCTTCGCGCCTGCATGTCTTCACCATGGAGGAGCTCGGGTCCGCAACCAGCAACTTCTCCAAGGAAAACTTCCTCCATGGAAACCGTGACATTAACCGCCTTGGCGTCTACAAAGGTTCCTTCGGCGGCAACTTCCGCCCAGGCCTTGGGCCACAGGAGGTTGCTGTCATCAGGTACCCCAACCATTCCAACAGGAATGACTGCAGGTGTCTG TCAGAGCTGGAGTATCTCAGGACCGTGCATCATCCTCATCTGGCGAAGCTG A
- the LOC127321156 gene encoding disease resistance protein RGA5 isoform X10, producing MEHKNIKEEGEVIVEEESPEVHRNIVVSDLNPPTRDVPIQGRGEVREIGPPFSALLGAMRPLVAKLNMLLLMDAAQELSSERVKDGMCLLKHDVEKISSYLGDLSEVEDLPATANCWMNEARDMSYDMDDYMDNLLFVWPNPSFVANNIKSTGSLCKLSSHVKTPNTMVNIAAALSEFRMYVQEAIARHQRYDLHSCSTLRRRFVPLGPMLLPTPYEETADIVIDSRMSDFINSLANDGDQQLKVLSVLGSACLGKTTLARVLYNRFGKQYHCRAFIRVSKKMDIKRTFHDILSQLQRHNLAQDSEEIDFIENIKKYLQNKRYLIILDDVWAASLWDIISHAFPNGSHGSRIITTTQIEEVALACCCYQAEHVFEMKPLDDDHSRKLFFNRLFGSESYCPEQFKEVSNEIIEMCGGLPLAIISIASLLASQPFVLVDLLACIHHSLCFLSPNSTLERTRQVLNVSFSYLPHYLKTCLLYLSMYQEGYKFCKDDLVKQWVVEGFIDTTGGPDIKKVAESYLDELICRRFIQPIHINYNNEVLSYAVHDIVHDLIVHKSEEKKFILAVDYSRKNVSLSHKVRRLSLLFGDARYAKTPPNITMSQVRSLRYFGSFECLPCLTDFKLLRVLNLQLLSLHGNNDPVDLTGISELFQLRYLKIACHVCIKLPNHGLQLLETLDIMDARVTSVPWDIHLPHLLHLSLPIEGNLLDWSVSKGSLGKLNFLEDLSLGPSTPSYVVERSMEAIGSLIEGHASLKTIQVVAHGSGVRGTSKVTILWDCMPPPPLLQKFECSLHSCIVFYRIPKWFTEHGNLCILKISVRELTINCVDILRGLPALTALSLYVQRAPIQRIIFDKAGFSVLKYFKLRFMTGVAWLAFEAFAMPNLWKLKLVFNAIPPMDQHLLYYCNQGTFKRHQRGTAVIGIEHMPGLKEITVEFGGADANVEYASRTFVSNHQRNPKINMQIVGYNSYGDESKKQKKQPVSEILEEPDEYDNALERAADKRSPLRACMSSPWRSSGPQPATSPRKTSSMETVTLTALASTKVPSAATSAQALGHRRLLSSGTPTIPTGMTAGV from the exons ATGGAGCACAAGAACATCAAGGAGGAGGGAGAGGTAATAGTAGAGGAGGAATCTCCTGAGGTGCACAGGAACATCGTCGTCTCTGATCTAAATCCTCCTACCAGAG ATGTTCCGATCCAAGGCAGAGGTGAAGTTAGGGAAATTGGGCCCCCGTTTAGTGCTTTATTAGGTGCCATGAGACCTCTTGTTGCAAAGCTGAACATGCTGCTCCTCATGGATGCTGCTCAGGAATTGTCCTCTGAGCGGGTCAAGGATGGGATGTGCCTTCTCAAACATGACGTTGAAAAGATAAGCTCCTACCTTGGTGACCTGTCAGAGGTGGAGGACCTCCCTGCAACGGCCAATTGCTGGATGAATGAGGCACGCGACATGTCTTATGACATGGACGATTACATGGACAACTTACTATTTGTGTGGCCTAATCCCTCCTTTGTTGCCAACAACATCAAGAGCACCGGATCCCTCTGCAAACTGTCCAGTCATGTCAAGACTCCGAATACTATGGTTAATATTGCAGCGGCGCTATCAGAATTCAGGATGTATGTCCAGGAGGCGATTGCACGGCACCAGAGGTACGACCTCCATTCGTGCAGCACCTTGAGGCGTAGGTTTGTGCCCCTTGGCCCTATGCTCCTTCCAACACCGTATGAAGAAACTGCCGACATAGTAATTGATAGCCGGATGAGTGACTTTATTAACTCACTGGCTAACGACGGGGACCAGCAGCTCAAGGTGCTGTCTGTTCTTGGATCTGCTTGTCTTGGTAAAACTACACTTGCTAGAGTTTTGTATAACAGATTTGGGAAACAATACCATTGTCGAGCTTTCATTCGGGTGTCCAAGAAAATGGATATAAAGAGAACTTTCCATGACATACTGTCACAACTGCAGCGTCATAATCTCGCACAGGATTCCGAGGAAATTGACTTCATTGAAAATATCAAGAAATATCTACAAAATAAAAG GTACTTAATTATTCTTGACGATGTATGGGCTGCATCATTATGGGACATTAttagtcatgcttttccaaatggtAGTCATGGCAGCAGAATAATAACAACTACACAGATAGAAGAGGTTGCATTAGCATGTTGCTGTTATCAGGCAGAACATGTTTTTGAGATGAAACCCCTAGATGATGATCACTCTAGAAAGCTATTCTTTAACAGACTCTTTGGCTCTGAAAGTTATTGCCCTGAACAGTTCAAAGAGGTTTCAAACGAAATTATTGAAATGTGTGGTGGTTTGCCTCTAGCAATAATCAGTATAGCTAGTCTTTTAGCAAGCCAGCCTTTCGTATTAGTTGATCTATTGGCATGCATACATCATTCTCTATGCTTTTTATCGCCAAATTCTACTTTAGAAAGAACGAGACAAGTACTGAATGTGAGTTTCAGTTACCTTCCTCATTATTTGAAAACATGCCTACTCTATCTTAGTATGTATCAAGAGGGCTACAAATTCTGCAAGGATGATTTGGTAAAACAATGGGTGGTTGAAGGTTTTATTGATACCACAGGAGGGCCAGACATCAAGAAAGTTGCAGAAAGCTATCTCGATGAACTTATTTGTAGAAGATTCATTCAGCCTATACATATCAACTACAACAATGAGGTGTTGTCCTATGCGGTTCATGACATAGTACATGATCTTATTGTGCACAAGTCTGaagaaaaaaaattcattttGGCAGTAGACTACAGTCGAAAAAATGTATCACTTTCTCATAAGGTCCGTCGACTATCTCTCCTCTTTGGTGATGCAAGATATGCCAAGACACCACCAAACATCACAATGTCACAAGTTCGGTCTCTTAGATATTTTGGATCATTCGAGTGTTTGCCCTGTCTTACAGATTTCAAGCTTCTTCGTGTTCTAAACCTTCAACTATTGAGTCTTCATGGCAACAATGACCCTGTTGACCTCACTGGGATTTCAGAACTGTTTCAGCTGAGATATTTGAAGATTGCATGTCATGTCTGCATAAAACTGCCGAATCATGGACTACAATTGTTGGAAACACTGGATATTATGGATGCAAGAGTCACTTCTGTTCCATGGGATATCCATCTCCCACACTTGTTGCACCTCAGTCTTCCTATCGAGGGAAATCTGCTGGATTGGTCTGTCAGTAAGGGGAGCCTTGGGAAGCTGAACTTCCTGGAGGATCTTAGTCTTGGCCCCTCTACACCTTCTTATGTTGTAGAGAGAAGCATGGAAGCTATAGGTTCTTTAATCGAAGGACATGCCAGCCTGAAAACTATACAAGTGGTGGCTCATGGCTCTGGGGTTCGCGGCACTTCAAAAGTAACCATTTTATGGGATTGCATGCCACCTCCACCCCTTCTCCAGAAGTTTGAATGCTCGCTGCACAGCTGCATTGTATTTTACCGGATTCCTAAATGGTTTACAGAACATGGCAACCTATGCATTTTGAAGATTTCAGTGAGGGAACTGACGATAAATTGTGTCGATATTCTCAGAGGATTGCCTGCCCTCACTGCTCTGTCTCTGTATGTGCAGAGGGCACCCATTCAACGAATCATCTTTGACAAGGCCGGGTTCTCTGTTCTCAAGTACTTCAAGTTGAGGTTCATGACTGGCGTAGCTTGGCTAGCATTTGAGGCGTTTGCAATGCCTAATCTCTGGAAGCTCAAACTAGTTTTCAATGCCATTCCCCCAATGGACcaacatcttctttattattgtaACCAAGGCACATTCAAACGACATCAACGTGGTACTGCAGTTATCGGCATAGAGCATATGCCAGGCCTTAAAGAGATCACGGTAGAATTTGGGGGCGCAGATGCTAATGTAGAGTATGCCTCGAGGACCTTTGTTAGTAATCATCAGAGAAATCCTAAAATCAATATGCAAATTGTTGGTTATAATTCTTATGGAGATGAAagcaaaaaacagaaaaaacaacctGTGAGTGAGATTCTGGAAGAACCAGATGAATACGACAATGCATTGGAGAGAGCAGCTGATAAAAG GAGTCCTCTTCGCGCCTGCATGTCTTCACCATGGAGGAGCTCGGGTCCGCAACCAGCAACTTCTCCAAGGAAAACTTCCTCCATGGAAACCGTGACATTAACCGCCTTGGCGTCTACAAAGGTTCCTTCGGCGGCAACTTCCGCCCAGGCCTTGGGCCACAGGAGGTTGCTGTCATCAGGTACCCCAACCATTCCAACAGGAATGACTGCAGGTGTCTG A